The Patagioenas fasciata isolate bPatFas1 chromosome 3, bPatFas1.hap1, whole genome shotgun sequence genome contains a region encoding:
- the LOC136100280 gene encoding uncharacterized protein isoform X2, giving the protein MDTIHKLKIFVMFLSLATFTVMVILNAGNATGKFKGLFKATPGNISAKYNTDFTPAGWTFLIWNVIYAWQLAWLLYALSGICRRSELGCVYIKPDLLPIPFYVVWILNNGLNVGWLFLWDWEYLLPALVFLAALTLTTYAALFISHRALSIYSSCFVKGHKAELWLIRILVQNGLALYATWTTIATLLNFAVVLIYKWNVSNETATTASLSILALYLVIWFYLENFFFDKYVCYNLTIYPVVIIALAGSAHKNFSLSSSKTNSIFIVVLLAVTCLIFAVRLGIVTWRHCKRLEAAETLDASGTVA; this is encoded by the exons ATGGACACTATACACAAGCTGAagatttttgtgatgtttctATCTCTGGCCACTTTCACAGTCATGGTGATACTGAATGCTGGAAATGCCACTGGGAAATTCAAAG GTCTGTTCAAGGCAACCCCTGGAAACATCTCAGCAAAGTACAACACTGACTTCACACCAGCTGGCTGGACTTTCCTCATCTGGAACGTCATCTACGCCTGGCAGCTTGCATGGCTTCTCTATGCCTTGTCAGGGATCTGTCGAAG GAGTGAACTTGGGTGTGTCTACATAAAGCCAGACTTGCTGCCAATACCTTTTTATGTGGTGTGGATTCTGAATAATGGACTCAATGTTGGATGGCTGTTTCTGTGGGACTGGGA GTACCTCCTCCCAGCCCTGGTGTTCTTGGCAGCCCTCACTCTTACTACATATGCTGCTCTCTTCATTTCACACCGAGCATTGAGCATCTATTCCTCCTGTTTTGTGAAGGGTCACAAAGCTGAGCTCTGGCTCATCCGCATCCTA gtcCAGAATGGGCTGGCACTGTATGCAACATGGACCACCATTGCCACTCTGCTGAACTTTGCTGTGGTGTTGATCTACAAGTGGAATGTGTCCAATGAGACAGCAACAACTGCTTCTCTAAGCATCCTTGCTCTCTACCTAGTAATATG GTTTTATCTAGAAAACTTCTTTTTTGACAAGTATGTCTGCTATAACCTTACAATCTACCCAGTGGTCATAATAGCTCTGGCTGGCAGTGCACACAAGAACTTCTCACTTTCATCCTCAAAGACAAACAGCATTTTTATAG TTGTACTGCTGGCAGTGACTTGTTTAATCTTTGCTGTTCGTCTGGGAATAGTCACGTGGAGACACTGTAAGAGACTGGAAGCAGCAGAAACCCTGGATGCATCAGGCACAGTAGCCTGA
- the LOC136100280 gene encoding uncharacterized protein isoform X1, whose translation MCHRSSLLNSAVLCHLLTVRLFEGVGCKGVWFLVPVLRLPAPDRAARLVWCCGCCLPDAAVAACQMLLQTLELPLKKAILPMLNQPARIVNCGRRKSKSSFSEDTLKRSELGCVYIKPDLLPIPFYVVWILNNGLNVGWLFLWDWEYLLPALVFLAALTLTTYAALFISHRALSIYSSCFVKGHKAELWLIRILVQNGLALYATWTTIATLLNFAVVLIYKWNVSNETATTASLSILALYLVIWFYLENFFFDKYVCYNLTIYPVVIIALAGSAHKNFSLSSSKTNSIFIVVLLAVTCLIFAVRLGIVTWRHCKRLEAAETLDASGTVA comes from the exons ATGTGTCATCGCTCCTCCCTGCTTAACTCTGCTGTTCTTTGTCATCTCTTGACAGTCAGACTGTTTGAAGGGGTGGGTTGCAAAGGTGTTTGGTTTCTTGTGCCTGTACTCCGCCTGCCAGCTCCAGACAGGGCTGCCCGCCTGGtctggtgctgtgggtgctgcctgCCAGATGCTGCGGTTGCTGCCTGCCAGATGCTGCTGCAGACTCTGGAGCTGCCCTTGAAGAAGGCAATCCTCCCAATGCTTAACCA GCCAGCAAGGATAGTCAACTGTGGAAGACGCAAGTCTAAAAGTTCCTTCAGTGAAGATACACTGAAAAG GAGTGAACTTGGGTGTGTCTACATAAAGCCAGACTTGCTGCCAATACCTTTTTATGTGGTGTGGATTCTGAATAATGGACTCAATGTTGGATGGCTGTTTCTGTGGGACTGGGA GTACCTCCTCCCAGCCCTGGTGTTCTTGGCAGCCCTCACTCTTACTACATATGCTGCTCTCTTCATTTCACACCGAGCATTGAGCATCTATTCCTCCTGTTTTGTGAAGGGTCACAAAGCTGAGCTCTGGCTCATCCGCATCCTA gtcCAGAATGGGCTGGCACTGTATGCAACATGGACCACCATTGCCACTCTGCTGAACTTTGCTGTGGTGTTGATCTACAAGTGGAATGTGTCCAATGAGACAGCAACAACTGCTTCTCTAAGCATCCTTGCTCTCTACCTAGTAATATG GTTTTATCTAGAAAACTTCTTTTTTGACAAGTATGTCTGCTATAACCTTACAATCTACCCAGTGGTCATAATAGCTCTGGCTGGCAGTGCACACAAGAACTTCTCACTTTCATCCTCAAAGACAAACAGCATTTTTATAG TTGTACTGCTGGCAGTGACTTGTTTAATCTTTGCTGTTCGTCTGGGAATAGTCACGTGGAGACACTGTAAGAGACTGGAAGCAGCAGAAACCCTGGATGCATCAGGCACAGTAGCCTGA